GATGCTATAGTGGGTTATGATCAAAGAGATCATGAAGCAACAAAAGAAGCTACTAAATTCATTCCTTTAGGTGGTTATAAACAGTTTCTCAAACTAGATGGGCTCAATGGAAAGATTCTTGGGGTCGTTAGGAAGCCATTTGTGGACCCCATAAAAAATCCTTCACTGTCTGAAGCTTTTGAAAGTCATTTGAACATATTAAGGTATGAATTCACAACATGACTAAACCTTCTTAGTTTTCCCTAGAAAACTAGTTAATTTGTTGATTTTGTTTGGTCAAAATGTTTTAAAAACTAGACAAGGGGGTGCAACTATTGTGGACAATCTTGAAATAGAGAACATAAAAACAGTGATGAATCCTGGTAAAAGTGGGGAGCTCACATCAATGTTGGCCGAGTTCAAGCTCGCCATTAATGACTATTTAAAAGAACTTGTTGTTTCCCCAGTAAGGTCGCTTGCTGACATTATTGCCTTTAATGAAGAACACCCTGATTTGGTAAGAATCTCATCTCAAAGTGATTCTAAGAAAAGAAGATTACTTCTTGTTTGAGTTTGGTTTCTTTTTCCCAATTCAGGAGAAGATCAAAGAATACGGTCAAGCCACTTTTATTAAATCAGAAAAGACAAATGGAATTGGTGACAAGGAAATGAAGGCAGCTGAGTTGATGCAAAATCTCTCACGTGATGGGTTTGAGAAACTAATGATAGAAAATGAATTGGATGCTCTGGTAACACCTGGTACTGGAGCTATTTCTGTATTGGCCTTAGGTGGTTATCCTGGAATTACGGTACCAGCTGGTTACGATGACAAAGGCATGCCTTTTGGTCTCTGTTTTGGAGGGTTGAAAGGAACTGAAAGAAAGCTAATTCAGGCTGCTTATGCTTTTGAACAGGCGACATTGATCCGGAGGCCTCCATTTCCCAGATCAAATCCGTTACCATTAGTAGAAAATGAAGGTCTTTTTAAAAGTTGGTAGTAGTGATTGTTaccctatatttttttttattattaaaaaaaactactcattcaaattttaatatttcaaaagactgtctttttgttattgttttgcaTGGTCGATAATTGTTTGATCTGTTTATATTTACATATCTTCTAGCATAAATTGATCACTAACATATCAATTATGTATATGACACATAtggttatcaaaaaaaaaaaatgtatatgacACATATAATGAATAGATGTATACGTCATTATGCTGAGTGAATGACTAATCCATACATCAAGTAAGCAAGCTAGATAGCTTCCAGTTAGCACTATTTAGTAAATAACAGGCGGTTAATTAACAGTCTCCGAGCATAATTTTACATTCGATTTGGATATGTTAAATGTTGGAAAATTTAATTCTTTATTTAGTCTTAATTAAttcacaataaattaaataatagaaaaaaaaaaattattagcagAAGCGCACTAGAATCTATAAAATCGATTTTAGAATGGTATGATCTTTTAATTTTGCGGTGAAATCTTTCTTTGGAACTTTTGTCTCTTGATAATGGGGTTTCAAGAGTGTTGTAATGACCTcgtgttaaattttaaattagtaaagacaattagcattaattattgatatttttataattatttatgattttataTTGTTGTGGGTCCCATTTTTAGAAATTGGCATTaggttataatttctcaattttagaaattttattaaactctaaggGCTCGTTCACAACGTCGTATTAGgtcatattgtattgtattgtattaaattagattatatatcatatttttatataatactatgttaaattttaatttatactaaaatattatatatttaagtgtccataaaagttgataccacatatagttttacataaaaatattacataaaatacaattcaatataatacaatacaatataatacaatacgacctaatacggtgttccaaacgagccctaagagTATTATTTATG
Above is a genomic segment from Cannabis sativa cultivar Pink pepper isolate KNU-18-1 unplaced genomic scaffold, ASM2916894v1 Contig3, whole genome shotgun sequence containing:
- the LOC115704477 gene encoding probable amidase At4g34880, producing MAVKKPASPLCLPFITCLIVIISHTNGQDFTFHEATIEDIQKAFAENRLTSRKLVEFYLSQIETLNIILRSVVEVNPEALDLADEADRRRENDLDHSSLGLLNGIPVLLKDTIATKDKLNTTAGSYALLGSVVGRDAGVVERLRAAGAIILGKASLSEWYSFRALGHVPNGWCARAGQGVNPYVASGDPCGSSSGSAISVASNMVSVSIGSETHGSILCPADHNSVVGFKPTVGLTSRAGVIPVLPPHDTVGTLSRTVSDAVYVLDAIVGYDQRDHEATKEATKFIPLGGYKQFLKLDGLNGKILGVVRKPFVDPIKNPSLSEAFESHLNILRQGGATIVDNLEIENIKTVMNPGKSGELTSMLAEFKLAINDYLKELVVSPVRSLADIIAFNEEHPDLEKIKEYGQATFIKSEKTNGIGDKEMKAAELMQNLSRDGFEKLMIENELDALVTPGTGAISVLALGGYPGITVPAGYDDKGMPFGLCFGGLKGTERKLIQAAYAFEQATLIRRPPFPRSNPLPLVENEGLFKSW